Proteins co-encoded in one Salvia splendens isolate huo1 chromosome 4, SspV2, whole genome shotgun sequence genomic window:
- the LOC121800803 gene encoding translation initiation factor IF-2-like — protein MTDEEFEALLNEVNRMEDGTAKMAEGQDLASEAVGEGEEAGTRNDPEGLAHQPVDEVEERQTREEEPKSVTLQPEAGESDTHIEKDETVVRTEEPEPVAPPVSKPKAIKRKLVLKSDPKAERSKPKRVLQRCLGKWTSSKAKANTAADAVEVSSEEEEMTTPTKPGEESVSATNLEDASTATEVVTPTPSDQREETDKMAEGLDLESESVGHDEPRDDNTHIRVETQPTAQDKPSTQTEKRPEEDEDGDEDRYREERKRKGKAPVTKKSSRKKQRTVNTGVVITKPDQRAPPSRREPSDN, from the coding sequence ATGactgatgaggagtttgaggcgCTTTTGAACGAGGTGAACAGGATGGAAGATGGCACTGccaagatggctgagggtcAGGACCTCGCATCGGAGGCAGTAGGAGAGGGTGAAGAAGCTGGTACAAGGAACGACCCAGAAGGTCTAGCCCACCAGCCAGTAGACGAGGTGGAAGAGAGGCAGACCAGAGAAGAAGAGCCAAAGTCAGTGACTCTCCAGCCAGAAGCAGGGGAGAGTGATACACACATCGAGAAGGATGAGACCGTAGTACGAACAGAGGAGCCAGAGCCAGTGGCACCTCCAGTGTCGAAACCGAAGGCAATTAAAAGGAAATTGGTGTTGAAGAGCGATCCTAAGGCAGAACGGTCGAAACCGAAGAGAGTGTTGCAAAGATGCCTAGGGAAATGGACATCCAGCAAGGCGAAAGCAAACACAGCAGCGGATGCAGTGGAGGTTTcgagtgaagaagaagaaatgactactcctacaaaacctggggaggaatcCGTATCAGCTACTAACTTGGAAGATGCTTCGACGGCAACCGAAGTGGTCACCCCCACGCCGAGTGACCAGAGAGAGGAGACTGAtaagatggctgagggtctggatcTCGAATCTGAGTCAGTAGGTCACGACGAGCCAAGAGATGACAATACCCATATCCGCGTGGAGACCCAGCCTACTGCCCAGGACAAGCCTTCAACACAAACAGAGAAGAGACCGGAAGAAGATGAAGACGGAGATGAGGACAGGTACCGCGaggagagaaaaagaaagggaaaaGCCCCTGTTACAAAGAAGTCAAGCCGCAAGAAGCAACGCACAGTCAACACAGGTGTCGTCATCACGAAACCAGATCAGAGAGCCCCACCGAGCCGAAGGGAGCCGAGCGACAACTAA